Genomic segment of Kibdelosporangium phytohabitans:
CGACAGGATCACGCTGCCGCCGCAGGAAGCGGCCAGGATCGGCACGGAGGTGGCAGGCGGTCTGGTGGCCGCGCACGCCGCCGGGATCGTGCACCGCGACATCAAGCCGGCCAACGTGCTGCTCGGCAACGACGGCTCGGTGAAGATCACCGACTTCGGCATCTCCCGCGCGGTCGGCGACGTGACCGTCACCGCGACCGGCATGCTCGCCGGGACGCCCGCGTATCTCGCTCCCGAGGTTGCCAAGGGCATGGAGCCGACGCCCGCGTCGGACGTGTTCTCACTGGGCTCGACGCTGTACATCGCCGTAGAGGGGCACTCGCCGTTCGGGTTGAGCGAGAACACGCTCGCGCTGCTGCACGCGGTCGCCGCCGGGAAGATCACACCCCCGCGGCAGGCGGGTCCGTTGACCGCGTTGCTGATGCGTCTGCTGCGCACCGAGCCGGAGGAGCGGCCGACCATGGCCGCCGCGAAGGAGGCGCTCAGCGCCGTCGCCGCGGGCCGGCCGATCCCGCCGGGTCTGATCAGCGGCTCGTACGACGGCCCGACGGTGGCGCAGCGGATCCAGCCGGCTCCGATACCGCCGCCCAACCACCCGGCGACGCGGATCGACGCCAACCCGCTGGCTGAGCCGCGCCGCACGCCGCCGGGCGGGTTCCCCATGGGTGGGCCGCCGCCCAACACGCCGCCACGCGGCTCGCAGCCGCCGATGGAGCAGCCGCAGCCAAGACCCAGCGCGTCTCAGCCAAAACAGGGCCGAGACGTCCGCAAGATCGTCCTGACCGTCCTGGCGATCGTCGGCGCGGCAGCCGTCGGCGTTCTCGTCGCGAGCTTCTTCACCTCGAGCAAGCCGACGAACGCGCAGGAACAGACAACACTGCCCGCGCCACCACCGGCCACGGTGACGCAGACGGCGTCGGAAGCGCCGAAGAAGGCGACCACCTCGACGCCGCCGCCGAACACCTCCTCGTCGGCAGTGACGCCGTCAAGCCCGGCTGACGACGAGGACGACGCCGAGAAGCTGGAAGACGCGAGCAACTTCATCAGCGGCTACTACGACATGCTGCCGGAGAACCCGGAGGGCGCGTGGGCCAGGCTCACCCCGAAGGCGCAGCAGCAGTCCGGCGGCAAGGACAGCTTCCTCACCTTCTACGGCCGCATGTCGGACGTCCGGATCACCGACGTCTCCGACGACAGCAAGGGCAACGTCCGCGGCACCGTGCGCTTCAAGTTCAAGGACGGCGGGGAAAGCCGTGAGCCGTACCGGTTCACGGTGATCGCCCAGAACGGCAAGCTGATGATCGACGACTTCGCCAAGGGCGGCTCGGCCTGAGCCGTGCCGGCCCGGCACCAGTTCCCTTGGCTCACTTGGTTATTCGAGCCGTCACTTCGGTGAGGGCCGTCAGGAACGCTTGCACCGCCGGGTCTTGCGCGCTCGAGTCGCGGATCGCCGCGTAGATCTCACGCACCGGTTCCGGCCTGCGGACGCGCTTCGCGACCACGCCGAGGTGGGTGGCGTCCAGGCCCAGCCTCGGGATCAGCGCCACGCCCAGTCCGGCCGCGACGAAGCCCTGCGAGGTCGTGTAGTCCTCCGACTCCACTGCCACGTTCGGGGTGAATCCCGCTGCCGCGCAGGCGTTCATCATCAGGTCCGCGCACGGCCCCGGGACGAATTCCGTGCTGATCCACGGTTCTTCCGCCAGGTCGGCGAGGTCCACGTAGCGCTTCGACGCCAGCCGGTGGCCCTTGGGCAGCACCGCTCTGAGCGGGTCGTGCATCAGGTGGATCAGCCGCACTCCCTTCCTCGGTGGGTTCATCCGGGGGAAGACCACGATCGCCACGTCCGCCCTGCCTTCCTCCACTTCCGGCAGCGGGTCCTCCGGGTCGATCAGCTTCAGGTCGATCTGCACTCCCGGGTGGTCCCTGCGCAGCTGGGCCATCGCGGGCGGGACCAGGGCCACGCCCGCCGTGGAGAAGTAGCGGATCGACAGCTGTCCTGTCTTTCCTTCTCTCAGGTCGCGCAGCGCGCTTTCGGCGTCGGTCAGGTTCTTGCTGATGATCGCCGCGTGCTCGGTCAGCAGACGGCCCGCCGGCGTCGCGCGGACTCCTCTGCCGACGCGTTCCAGCAGCGCCACTCCGGCTTCTTTCTCCAGCACCGCCAGCTGTTGGCTGATCGCGGACGGCGTGTAGCCGAGATTCCCGGCGGCCGATGTGACGGATCCGCTGGTCACGACGGCTCTGAGGACCTGCATGCGGCGTACGTCGAGCATGCTCGGATCGTACAGCTCCGCTTAACGGTCGATGCACTATTTTTCAATTGTTCTGGCTAGTTGGCCCCGGCATCGTTGAGGCGTACTTCAACGATGGGAGACCGCGGTGGGCAGCAGGGGCACACTGATCAGGATGGGCGTTCTCGCCCTGCTGTGGGGATCCAGCTTCCTGTGGATCAAGTTCGCGCTGCAGTCGCTGTCGCCGGGGCAGATCGCGATCGGGCGGATCCTGCTCGGCGCCGCCGTTCTCGTCGTGCTCTGCTACTCCGGCAGGCAACGGCTGCCCAAGGACGGGAAAACCTGGGCCCACCTGGCGTTCGCCGCGTTCTTCGGCAACGCCCTGCCGTTCTTCCTCTTCGGTTTCGGTGAGCAGACAGTCGACTCCGGCGTCGCCGGTGTGCTCAACGCCACAACACCGTTGTGGGCGTTGCTGATCGGCGTTCTCATCGGCCAGGAGCGCAAGCTCTTCTCGCTGCGGATGCTCGGCATGGTCGTCGGTTTCGCCGGAACTCTGCTGATCTTCGCGCCGTGGCAGTCGGGCGGGCTGGCCAGCTGGGGCGCCCTCGCCATCCTCGGTGCCGCGGCGAGCTACGCCGTCAGCTACACGTACATCGGGCTCAAGCTGTCCGGGAAGGGCACGGCCCCGATCGCGTTGTCCGCCGCGCAGCTCGTCACCGCGGCCGGGCTGAGCACCCTGCTGCTGCCGATCGACGGGTTCGAGCCGATCACGTGGCACCCGATCGGGGTGATCGCCATCGTCGTCCTCGGGGTCTTCGGCACCGGGTTCGCGTTCGCGTTGAACTACCGGCTGATCGCCGACGAAGGC
This window contains:
- a CDS encoding DMT family transporter, which gives rise to MGVLALLWGSSFLWIKFALQSLSPGQIAIGRILLGAAVLVVLCYSGRQRLPKDGKTWAHLAFAAFFGNALPFFLFGFGEQTVDSGVAGVLNATTPLWALLIGVLIGQERKLFSLRMLGMVVGFAGTLLIFAPWQSGGLASWGALAILGAAASYAVSYTYIGLKLSGKGTAPIALSAAQLVTAAGLSTLLLPIDGFEPITWHPIGVIAIVVLGVFGTGFAFALNYRLIADEGAVAATAVGYLLPVVSVLLGAAVLGEPVTVRVVVGMVVVLLGVGMTRWQPKAATPELVVPAVAAPPPPMSPVVATERTAE
- a CDS encoding serine/threonine-protein kinase, which codes for MGVVWQAHDERLHRTVAVKQLLTQPGLSAAQAEEGRLRSMREGRIAARLQHPNAITVYDVVEDDGQPWLVMEYLPSRSLAAELDDRITLPPQEAARIGTEVAGGLVAAHAAGIVHRDIKPANVLLGNDGSVKITDFGISRAVGDVTVTATGMLAGTPAYLAPEVAKGMEPTPASDVFSLGSTLYIAVEGHSPFGLSENTLALLHAVAAGKITPPRQAGPLTALLMRLLRTEPEERPTMAAAKEALSAVAAGRPIPPGLISGSYDGPTVAQRIQPAPIPPPNHPATRIDANPLAEPRRTPPGGFPMGGPPPNTPPRGSQPPMEQPQPRPSASQPKQGRDVRKIVLTVLAIVGAAAVGVLVASFFTSSKPTNAQEQTTLPAPPPATVTQTASEAPKKATTSTPPPNTSSSAVTPSSPADDEDDAEKLEDASNFISGYYDMLPENPEGAWARLTPKAQQQSGGKDSFLTFYGRMSDVRITDVSDDSKGNVRGTVRFKFKDGGESREPYRFTVIAQNGKLMIDDFAKGGSA
- a CDS encoding LysR family transcriptional regulator codes for the protein MLDVRRMQVLRAVVTSGSVTSAAGNLGYTPSAISQQLAVLEKEAGVALLERVGRGVRATPAGRLLTEHAAIISKNLTDAESALRDLREGKTGQLSIRYFSTAGVALVPPAMAQLRRDHPGVQIDLKLIDPEDPLPEVEEGRADVAIVVFPRMNPPRKGVRLIHLMHDPLRAVLPKGHRLASKRYVDLADLAEEPWISTEFVPGPCADLMMNACAAAGFTPNVAVESEDYTTSQGFVAAGLGVALIPRLGLDATHLGVVAKRVRRPEPVREIYAAIRDSSAQDPAVQAFLTALTEVTARITK